From a single Limibacillus sp. genomic region:
- a CDS encoding Crp/Fnr family transcriptional regulator gives MTRTPHSGSERRRRMLASSFVFAGMPGELLDEVAAACRTRSVEAGAFVFHLGDPGDALFGVISGSVRIWIPGTRGRELTVTHMEEGDIFGEIALLDGLDRTANANALTATQLLVLERPLFLEIMRREPDLSLHVIELLCEKLRGEIIRSTEDIFLELKVRLAKRLLALMMGYGKPEAGSGDLVLRISQEELGNMLGVSREAVNKQLNLWARQDILSIRHGKITLHDQAALESAASPEGDD, from the coding sequence ATGACCCGGACCCCGCACAGCGGCAGTGAGCGCCGGCGGCGCATGCTTGCCTCCTCCTTCGTTTTCGCCGGCATGCCCGGGGAGCTTCTGGACGAGGTGGCGGCGGCCTGCCGCACCCGCTCCGTCGAGGCCGGGGCCTTCGTCTTTCACCTGGGCGATCCCGGCGACGCGCTCTTCGGGGTCATCTCCGGCAGCGTCAGGATCTGGATTCCCGGCACCCGGGGGCGCGAGCTGACCGTGACGCACATGGAGGAGGGCGACATTTTCGGCGAGATCGCGCTGCTCGACGGCTTGGACAGGACCGCCAACGCCAATGCCCTCACCGCGACGCAGCTCCTGGTGCTGGAGCGGCCGCTTTTCCTTGAGATCATGCGGCGCGAGCCGGACTTGAGCCTTCACGTGATCGAGTTGCTCTGCGAGAAGCTGCGAGGTGAGATCATTCGTTCCACCGAGGATATCTTCCTTGAGTTGAAGGTGCGGCTTGCCAAGCGGCTGCTCGCCCTGATGATGGGCTACGGCAAGCCGGAAGCGGGCAGCGGTGATCTGGTGCTGCGCATATCGCAGGAGGAGCTGGGCAACATGCTGGGGGTCTCGCGCGAGGCGGTGAACAAGCAGCTCAACCTCTGGGCGCGCCAGGACATCCTCTCGATCCGGCACGGCAAGATCACCCTGCACGACCAGGCCGCGCTGGAAAGCGCCGCCTCGCCGGAGGGCGACGACTAA
- a CDS encoding homocysteine S-methyltransferase family protein: MTADDLWQDPSNEEIYLTDGGLETSMIFHEGLDLPQLCAFDLLRSARGRQALHDYFARYAKIANERGLGFILDSATWRASPDWGLKLGYGEADLADAIRASVRLIEEVRTLYQASKPMILNGAMGPRGDGYQVTERTTPEAARDYHAFLAGHLAEAGVEMLSAITMTNAAEAAGIALAARDLGLPVAVSFTVETDGRLPSGETLKEAITFVDRRTDGYPAFFMINCAHPTHFWNTIECQEDWVRRIRGLRANASALSHAELDDAKTLDDGDALALGASYRAVRALQPQITVLGGCCGTDHRHLDAIGRCCAGEDRRRMEPQTRERSAAAIL, encoded by the coding sequence ATGACTGCAGACGACCTCTGGCAAGACCCCTCCAATGAAGAGATTTACCTCACCGACGGCGGTCTGGAGACCAGCATGATTTTTCACGAGGGCTTGGATCTGCCGCAGCTCTGCGCCTTCGACCTGCTGCGCAGCGCGCGCGGCCGGCAGGCGCTTCACGACTATTTCGCCCGCTACGCGAAGATCGCGAACGAGCGCGGCCTCGGCTTTATCCTGGACAGCGCGACCTGGCGCGCCAGTCCGGACTGGGGCCTGAAGCTCGGCTACGGCGAGGCCGATCTCGCCGACGCCATCCGGGCCTCGGTCCGCCTAATCGAAGAGGTTCGGACCCTCTACCAAGCATCGAAACCGATGATCCTGAACGGCGCGATGGGCCCGCGCGGCGACGGCTACCAGGTCACTGAACGCACCACCCCCGAAGCGGCCCGCGACTATCACGCCTTCCTCGCCGGGCATCTCGCAGAAGCCGGCGTCGAGATGCTCTCGGCCATCACCATGACGAACGCCGCCGAAGCAGCCGGCATCGCCCTCGCCGCCCGGGACCTCGGCCTTCCCGTCGCGGTTTCCTTCACCGTCGAGACCGACGGCCGCCTGCCCTCCGGCGAGACCTTGAAGGAGGCAATCACCTTCGTTGACCGCCGGACGGACGGGTATCCGGCCTTCTTCATGATCAACTGCGCCCATCCCACGCACTTCTGGAACACCATTGAATGCCAGGAGGATTGGGTGCGCCGGATCAGGGGTCTGCGCGCCAATGCCTCGGCGCTCAGCCACGCGGAGCTGGACGATGCCAAGACCCTCGACGATGGGGATGCGCTGGCGCTCGGCGCCTCCTACCGCGCGGTCCGAGCCCTTCAGCCGCAGATCACGGTCCTGGGCGGCTGCTGTGGCACCGACCACCGGCATCTGGACGCCATCGGACGCTGCTGCGCCGGAGAGGACAGGAGAAGGATGGAGCCGCAGACAAGGGAACGCAGCGCCGCGGCGATCCTTTAG
- a CDS encoding peroxiredoxin, which produces MTLRINDTAPDFTAETTAGTIRFHDWIGRGYAVLFSHPKDFTPVCTTELGYMAGLAGAFADRNCKIIGISVDPVENHDKWKDDIRAVTGNSVNYPLIGDPTLAVAKLYGMLPADAGDSAEGRTAADNATVRSVFVIGPDKKIKLILTYPMTTGRNFDEILRAIDSIQLTAEHQVATPAQWTSGEDVIVVTGVSDEDARARFGSYDAVLPYLRKVKMPGGPAASGL; this is translated from the coding sequence ATGACACTTCGCATAAACGACACGGCGCCGGATTTCACCGCCGAGACCACGGCGGGAACCATCCGTTTCCATGACTGGATCGGGCGCGGCTACGCCGTGCTTTTCAGCCACCCCAAGGACTTCACCCCCGTCTGCACCACTGAACTCGGTTACATGGCGGGGCTCGCCGGCGCGTTCGCCGACCGCAACTGCAAGATCATCGGTATTTCGGTCGACCCCGTCGAGAACCACGACAAGTGGAAGGATGACATCCGGGCGGTGACCGGCAACAGCGTCAACTACCCGTTGATCGGGGACCCGACGCTGGCGGTGGCGAAGCTCTACGGCATGCTGCCCGCAGACGCCGGGGACAGCGCGGAGGGCCGCACGGCGGCGGACAACGCGACCGTGCGCTCGGTCTTCGTCATCGGGCCGGACAAGAAGATCAAACTGATCCTCACCTATCCCATGACCACCGGACGTAACTTCGACGAGATCCTGCGCGCCATCGATTCCATCCAGTTGACGGCGGAGCACCAAGTGGCCACCCCCGCCCAGTGGACCTCGGGCGAAGACGTGATCGTCGTGACCGGCGTATCCGACGAGGATGCCCGTGCGCGCTTCGGTTCCTACGACGCCGTTCTGCCCTACCTGCGCAAGGTCAAGATGCCGGGCGGCCCCGCGGCTTCCGGACTTTGA
- a CDS encoding ATP-binding cassette domain-containing protein: MLSLQGLTTRNLKPVSLEVADGECVSVQGPSGSGKSLLLRAIADLDLNEGQAFLDGRERASMPAPEWRRQVVYLATDAGWWASGVEEHFSDWAAIEDGVAALGLDPECRRWPVSRLSTGERQRLALLRALALSPRVLLLDEPTSALDEKATAAVEALVARYRDSGLSTIWVSHSREQARRVSQRSYELSQGGVVAL, from the coding sequence ATGCTGTCCCTGCAAGGTCTGACCACAAGAAACCTGAAGCCCGTCAGCCTCGAGGTGGCGGATGGCGAGTGCGTCTCCGTCCAGGGGCCCTCGGGAAGCGGCAAGAGCCTTCTGCTGAGGGCCATCGCCGACCTCGACCTCAATGAAGGGCAGGCCTTCCTCGATGGCCGGGAGCGCGCCTCCATGCCCGCGCCGGAATGGCGGCGACAGGTGGTCTATCTGGCGACGGACGCCGGCTGGTGGGCTTCCGGCGTGGAGGAGCACTTCAGCGACTGGGCCGCGATAGAAGACGGCGTGGCGGCGCTCGGCCTCGATCCGGAATGCCGCCGCTGGCCGGTCAGCCGCCTTTCGACCGGGGAGCGCCAGCGTCTGGCCCTGCTGCGCGCCCTGGCCCTCTCACCGCGGGTCCTGCTGCTGGACGAGCCGACCTCCGCCCTGGACGAGAAGGCGACGGCGGCGGTCGAAGCCCTGGTCGCCCGCTATCGCGACTCGGGCCTTTCCACGATCTGGGTATCGCACAGCCGCGAGCAGGCGCGGCGTGTCTCTCAGCGCTCCTATGAGCTCAGCCAGGGCGGTGTGGTGGCGCTATGA
- the fetB gene encoding iron export ABC transporter permease subunit FetB, translated as MTGYIELHILDLVLASLLILINGGLSLWLRLKLERSLALATLRMIVQLTAIGFVLKALFLTVSPWLTGGAALAMILFAGREIAARQERKMVGWWSYGLGVSCMAMAAFVVTIFALTTQLQADPWYHPRFALPILGMVLGNTMTSISLGLDRLTSSAGRERAAIEAQLALGATRQEAMRPFTRAALRSALMPTINAMAATGLVSLPGMMTGQILSGVDPVEATKYQILIMFLIAGGTGLGAVTAVMAGMMRLTDERHRLRLDRLED; from the coding sequence ATGACCGGCTATATCGAACTCCATATCCTCGATCTGGTGCTCGCGAGCCTGCTGATTCTGATCAACGGCGGCCTGTCCCTGTGGCTGCGTTTGAAGCTGGAGCGCTCCTTGGCGCTGGCAACTTTGCGGATGATCGTGCAGCTGACGGCCATCGGCTTCGTGCTGAAGGCGCTGTTCCTCACGGTTTCCCCCTGGCTGACCGGCGGGGCCGCGCTGGCCATGATCCTCTTTGCGGGCCGCGAGATCGCCGCGCGCCAGGAACGCAAGATGGTGGGCTGGTGGTCCTATGGCCTGGGCGTCAGTTGCATGGCCATGGCGGCCTTCGTGGTCACGATCTTCGCCCTCACCACGCAGCTTCAGGCCGACCCCTGGTACCATCCGCGCTTCGCGCTGCCGATCCTGGGCATGGTGCTTGGCAACACCATGACCTCCATTTCGCTGGGACTGGACCGCCTGACCTCCTCGGCGGGGCGCGAGCGCGCGGCCATCGAGGCGCAACTGGCCCTGGGCGCGACGCGGCAGGAGGCCATGCGCCCCTTCACGCGCGCGGCGCTCCGCTCCGCGTTGATGCCCACCATCAACGCCATGGCCGCGACGGGGCTTGTCTCCCTGCCGGGCATGATGACGGGCCAGATCCTCTCCGGCGTCGATCCGGTGGAGGCGACCAAGTATCAGATCCTGATCATGTTCCTGATTGCGGGCGGCACCGGGCTGGGCGCGGTGACGGCGGTCATGGCCGGGATGATGCGCCTGACCGACGAGCGGCACCGGCTGCGCCTGGACCGCCTGGAGGATTAG
- a CDS encoding Crp/Fnr family transcriptional regulator yields the protein MVLGTEEIFDNLPKASLLKSLPREEAEALLALGVKRRYEPQELVVYQGDSGSSMMVVLRGRLRASLFADSGKEILLAYIQAGDVVGEMAVLDGGPRSASVTAEEPSDLLVIERSKLTPFLAQHGEVGLSLIVNLCRRMRNATEMLSEHSNLGVPQRLARSILRLAVEMSPQGSEMRLRELKIRQADLGSYTGLARENVNRQLREWVEAGLIELGRGRLVIKDSKALQQIADSL from the coding sequence ATGGTGCTGGGAACCGAGGAGATCTTCGACAATCTGCCGAAGGCCTCGCTGCTGAAGAGCCTGCCGCGTGAAGAGGCCGAGGCCCTGCTGGCGCTTGGCGTGAAGCGCCGTTACGAGCCCCAGGAGCTGGTCGTCTATCAGGGCGATTCGGGCAGCAGCATGATGGTGGTGCTGAGGGGCCGCCTGCGCGCGAGCCTTTTCGCGGACAGCGGCAAGGAGATTCTCCTCGCCTATATCCAAGCGGGCGACGTGGTGGGGGAGATGGCCGTTCTCGACGGCGGCCCGCGCTCCGCCTCGGTCACGGCGGAGGAGCCAAGCGACCTTCTGGTGATCGAACGCTCGAAGCTGACCCCCTTTCTCGCCCAGCATGGCGAGGTCGGGCTCTCGCTGATCGTCAATCTTTGCCGGCGCATGCGCAATGCGACGGAGATGCTGTCGGAGCACAGCAACCTCGGGGTGCCCCAGCGTCTGGCCCGCTCCATCCTGCGGCTCGCCGTGGAGATGAGCCCGCAGGGCAGTGAGATGCGGCTGCGCGAACTGAAGATCCGCCAGGCGGATCTGGGCAGCTACACCGGTCTGGCGCGTGAGAACGTCAATCGCCAGCTTCGCGAATGGGTCGAAGCCGGGCTGATCGAACTGGGCCGAGGGCGTCTGGTGATCAAGGACAGCAAGGCGTTGCAGCAGATAGCCGACAGCCTCTGA
- a CDS encoding mechanosensitive ion channel family protein produces the protein MIRIRNCLGLWLLAFALALAVSLSAAAQEAGSDETALTAQSVEGLSAEERSQLLSRLSDEEARALLLDYLESQSAAAAQGPGVVEELENRAELFRERFAESLKSAAQLLEVPGFMLQRLSEGRTPWHPLILLLLFAVISAGGYLAERLFLRFFAGLRQRLSEAAAGGDDLSLFGCALLLFFIELAGLLIFAGTAVAIFLVFYQGHEASRLFLAELLKALLMLRVAMIASRVIFAPKNGLPSLLGLPEAAGRPLHRHFSTAMGLGAFGFALCGFVYQVGFSEPPHRLLVFLVGIVMVSVFLRGVWVARRPVAESLGALPGAAQSERSLASILAGLWHLPVFAYMLAIYVISVVNGFTGEVSTTAPGIKSLFLLIGLVLADRLLIATMERLLPTASDQGGANDVFKTASHILVAVLGVAGLALIWDAPLFTLESGGIGARLARASLDVVLTVFVGFLVWGLVKAAVARHLPAAGEEAAAGGDEGGASGATRLDTVLPLMMKLAQVTIAAMVVMVALSALGVNIGPLLAGAGVVGLAIGFGAQTLVRDLVSGFFFLLDDAFRKGEYVDVGSAKGTVERINMRSLVLRHHMGPLHTVPFGEIQTLSNYSRDWVIMKLEFRVSYGTDPNKVKKIFKQIGAELADDPELGPDFLEPFKSQGVKSMEDSAMIVRGKFMAKPGKQFTIRKEIYNRVRKAFEENGIEFAHRRVTVDLPEDVKLSPEQQERVAEAAGAAVAAEEEQKREK, from the coding sequence TTGATCCGCATCAGGAACTGCTTGGGCCTGTGGTTGCTCGCGTTTGCGCTCGCATTGGCCGTTTCGCTCTCCGCCGCCGCCCAGGAAGCAGGGTCCGATGAAACCGCGCTTACGGCGCAGAGTGTCGAGGGGCTGAGCGCCGAGGAGCGCTCGCAGCTCCTCTCCCGTCTCTCCGATGAAGAGGCGCGCGCCCTTCTGCTCGACTATCTGGAATCCCAATCGGCGGCGGCAGCCCAAGGACCCGGCGTCGTCGAGGAGCTGGAGAACCGGGCGGAGTTGTTCCGCGAGCGCTTCGCCGAATCGCTGAAGAGCGCAGCGCAACTGCTCGAGGTGCCGGGCTTCATGCTCCAGCGGCTAAGCGAAGGGCGGACGCCGTGGCACCCCCTGATCCTGCTGCTGCTCTTCGCTGTCATCTCGGCGGGCGGCTATCTGGCCGAGCGCCTCTTCCTGCGCTTCTTCGCCGGTTTGCGCCAAAGGCTGAGCGAGGCCGCCGCGGGCGGCGACGACCTATCGCTCTTCGGCTGCGCGCTGCTGCTGTTCTTCATTGAGCTTGCGGGCCTCCTGATCTTTGCCGGCACGGCGGTTGCGATCTTTCTGGTTTTCTATCAGGGCCATGAGGCGTCACGCCTGTTCTTGGCGGAGCTCCTGAAGGCGCTTTTGATGCTGAGAGTGGCCATGATCGCCTCGCGCGTGATCTTTGCGCCGAAGAACGGCCTGCCGTCCCTGCTGGGGTTGCCGGAAGCCGCAGGCCGCCCGCTTCACCGGCATTTCTCCACCGCCATGGGCTTGGGTGCGTTTGGATTCGCGCTCTGTGGCTTTGTCTATCAGGTAGGGTTTTCCGAGCCGCCCCACCGGCTTCTGGTCTTCCTGGTCGGGATTGTCATGGTCTCCGTCTTTCTGCGGGGCGTCTGGGTGGCGCGACGCCCGGTCGCAGAGTCCCTCGGAGCCCTGCCGGGGGCGGCGCAATCGGAACGCAGCCTCGCCTCGATCCTTGCCGGACTCTGGCATCTGCCCGTTTTCGCCTACATGCTCGCGATCTACGTGATATCCGTGGTCAACGGCTTCACCGGAGAGGTCTCCACGACAGCGCCGGGGATCAAATCGCTCTTCCTGCTGATCGGCCTGGTTCTGGCGGACCGGCTGTTGATCGCCACGATGGAACGGCTGCTTCCCACAGCCTCCGATCAGGGCGGGGCAAACGATGTCTTCAAGACCGCCAGCCACATCCTGGTCGCCGTCCTGGGCGTGGCGGGCCTGGCGCTGATCTGGGATGCGCCGCTCTTCACCCTGGAGAGCGGAGGGATCGGAGCCAGGTTGGCGCGCGCCTCTCTCGACGTGGTGTTGACCGTCTTCGTCGGCTTCCTGGTCTGGGGCCTGGTGAAGGCCGCCGTCGCCAGGCACCTGCCGGCGGCGGGCGAAGAGGCGGCCGCCGGGGGCGACGAGGGCGGTGCTTCCGGCGCCACGCGGTTGGACACCGTCCTGCCGCTGATGATGAAGCTGGCCCAGGTGACCATCGCCGCCATGGTCGTGATGGTGGCGCTCTCCGCGCTCGGCGTGAACATCGGGCCGCTTCTGGCGGGCGCCGGGGTGGTCGGGCTGGCGATCGGCTTTGGCGCGCAGACGCTGGTGCGCGATCTGGTCTCGGGCTTCTTCTTCCTGCTGGACGACGCCTTCCGCAAGGGCGAGTACGTCGATGTCGGCAGCGCCAAGGGGACGGTCGAGCGGATCAACATGCGCTCGCTGGTGCTGCGCCACCACATGGGGCCGCTCCATACCGTGCCCTTCGGGGAGATCCAGACGCTCTCAAACTACAGCCGCGACTGGGTGATCATGAAGCTGGAGTTCCGCGTCAGCTACGGCACCGACCCCAACAAGGTGAAGAAGATCTTCAAGCAGATCGGCGCCGAGCTTGCCGACGATCCGGAGTTGGGGCCCGACTTCCTGGAACCCTTCAAGAGCCAGGGCGTCAAGTCCATGGAGGACTCCGCCATGATCGTGCGCGGCAAGTTCATGGCCAAGCCGGGCAAGCAGTTCACCATCCGCAAGGAGATCTACAACCGCGTGCGCAAAGCCTTCGAGGAGAACGGGATCGAGTTCGCCCACCGCCGCGTCACGGTCGATCTGCCCGAAGACGTGAAGCTCTCGCCCGAACAGCAGGAGAGGGTCGCCGAGGCCGCCGGCGCCGCCGTGGCCGCGGAAGAGGAGCAGAAGCGAGAGAAGTAG
- a CDS encoding tripartite tricarboxylate transporter TctB family protein: protein MSDRIFGVIGLTLAVFYAWQATVIEESFLTDAVGPKMFPYIIATLMGVASLYFLLKPDPQPHWPSAGRLAEIALAALVMIAYAMALPQAGFIIATAVASAYLTWRLGSKPLWSVVIGVGTSLGIYVVFRLILGLSLARGPFGF from the coding sequence ATGAGCGACAGGATTTTTGGGGTCATTGGGCTTACCCTGGCGGTTTTCTACGCCTGGCAGGCCACGGTCATCGAAGAGAGCTTCCTGACCGACGCCGTTGGCCCCAAGATGTTTCCCTACATCATCGCCACCCTGATGGGCGTCGCGTCGCTCTACTTCCTGCTGAAGCCCGATCCGCAGCCGCATTGGCCCAGCGCCGGCCGGCTGGCCGAGATCGCGCTGGCGGCCCTTGTCATGATCGCCTATGCGATGGCGCTGCCACAGGCGGGCTTCATCATCGCAACGGCTGTCGCTTCGGCCTATCTCACCTGGCGCCTGGGGTCAAAGCCGCTGTGGAGCGTCGTCATCGGCGTCGGCACCTCGCTCGGCATCTACGTGGTTTTCCGCTTGATCCTCGGGCTCAGTCTCGCCCGTGGACCTTTCGGCTTTTAG
- a CDS encoding tripartite tricarboxylate transporter substrate-binding protein, whose amino-acid sequence MRYDLIGRGLAVAVLMAVPFGNSALSFEPENPECIAPANPGGGWDFTCRQVGKSLQDLGLIPSTMQVVNLSGGGGGVAFAEVVNKRADDNDLIVAASSATATRLAQNAYPGNTMDQVRWLGSIGADYGVIAVAANSEIDTLPQLMDRIKADPTSIAIGGGSAVGGWDHLKVLIAAKESGIDDVRQVKYIAFAGGGEAVTQLLAGSLQAFTGDLSEAQGFVESGDIKVIALLAPERLEGEFSGFPTAREQGIDAIGANWRGFYAPGNMSDEAYAYWVERIDTLYDTPEWKAVMKSNGLAPLDLHGPEFQEFVANSVDSIQTLSREIGILK is encoded by the coding sequence ATGCGATACGATCTGATCGGACGCGGCCTTGCCGTCGCCGTCCTGATGGCTGTGCCGTTCGGCAACAGCGCTCTTAGCTTCGAACCAGAGAATCCTGAGTGCATCGCCCCGGCGAACCCGGGCGGCGGATGGGACTTCACCTGCCGTCAGGTGGGCAAGTCGCTCCAGGATCTCGGTCTCATCCCCTCCACCATGCAGGTGGTCAACCTGTCGGGCGGCGGCGGCGGTGTCGCCTTCGCCGAGGTGGTGAACAAGCGGGCCGACGACAACGACCTGATCGTCGCGGCCTCTTCGGCCACGGCGACCCGTCTGGCGCAGAACGCCTATCCGGGCAACACCATGGATCAGGTCCGCTGGCTCGGCTCCATCGGCGCCGACTACGGCGTCATCGCGGTGGCCGCCAACAGCGAGATCGACACCCTGCCCCAGCTGATGGACCGGATTAAGGCCGATCCCACCTCCATCGCCATCGGCGGCGGTTCGGCCGTCGGCGGCTGGGACCACCTCAAGGTGCTGATCGCCGCCAAGGAATCCGGCATCGACGACGTCCGTCAGGTGAAGTACATCGCCTTTGCCGGCGGCGGCGAAGCGGTGACCCAGCTTCTTGCGGGCTCGCTCCAGGCCTTCACCGGCGACCTCTCCGAGGCCCAGGGCTTCGTCGAGTCCGGCGACATCAAGGTGATTGCCCTTCTCGCTCCCGAGCGGCTCGAGGGTGAATTCTCCGGCTTCCCGACCGCGCGCGAGCAGGGCATCGACGCGATCGGCGCCAACTGGCGCGGCTTCTACGCTCCCGGCAACATGAGCGACGAGGCCTATGCCTACTGGGTGGAGCGGATCGACACGCTCTATGACACGCCCGAGTGGAAGGCGGTCATGAAGTCGAACGGCCTGGCGCCGCTCGACCTGCATGGTCCGGAGTTCCAGGAGTTCGTGGCGAACTCGGTCGACAGCATCCAGACGCTGTCGCGCGAAATCGGCATCCTGAAGTAA
- a CDS encoding EAL domain-containing protein: MAKEDRRRHDHVTGLPARVECIRHVSGESLKSGESPRCLILVTLAEATHFNRLLRALGQGFAEDFIRAGAERFSQVPLITGPVFHVSVLSFAFLLRLEEEAESAAEPKVVTALKRAFAEPILVDDIPLKAQVGIGLIALDDPERDPAESLRGALTAAQDSRGRLAGWAWYDHKSDAAHQRAFRLLTDLAPAIEGEGLELHYQPRIDLKTMRCSSAEALLRWTHPELGWISPGEFIPLAETTALIEPLTNWVLASAIEQLRLWSEAGLDLKVSVNVSTRNLADPGFAQRLFALLDRAGVPPRRLEIEMTESAFLEHGQLVQAEIAKVRAAGIDVAIDDFGSGYSNLSYLTKLNAGVLKIDQSFVRGLDDEGNRFLIDRIVSIGKGLGYRVVAEGVETVETLQFLHQQGCDEAQGYLFAKPLAVPAFRDWLTDWQASRNLEPGAGLTRVG; the protein is encoded by the coding sequence ATGGCCAAAGAAGACCGCAGACGACACGATCACGTGACCGGCTTGCCCGCCCGGGTCGAATGCATTCGCCATGTGAGCGGAGAATCCTTGAAGAGCGGTGAGTCTCCTCGTTGCCTGATCCTGGTGACGCTGGCGGAGGCAACCCACTTCAACCGGCTGCTGCGGGCGCTTGGGCAGGGATTTGCCGAAGATTTCATCCGGGCTGGCGCCGAGCGTTTCTCGCAGGTTCCCCTGATAACGGGCCCGGTCTTTCACGTCAGCGTGCTCTCCTTTGCTTTTCTGCTCCGGCTTGAGGAAGAAGCTGAGAGCGCCGCCGAGCCCAAGGTGGTGACAGCCCTGAAGCGGGCCTTCGCAGAGCCCATCCTGGTGGACGACATCCCGCTTAAAGCGCAAGTGGGGATCGGCCTGATCGCCCTCGACGACCCGGAGCGCGACCCCGCGGAATCGCTGCGCGGCGCGCTGACGGCGGCGCAGGACAGCCGCGGCAGGCTGGCGGGTTGGGCCTGGTACGATCACAAGAGCGACGCCGCCCACCAGCGCGCCTTTCGCCTGCTGACCGATCTGGCCCCGGCCATCGAAGGAGAGGGCCTGGAACTCCACTACCAGCCGCGCATCGACCTCAAGACCATGCGCTGCAGCTCCGCCGAGGCGCTGCTGCGCTGGACCCATCCGGAACTGGGTTGGATATCTCCCGGCGAGTTCATCCCGCTCGCCGAGACCACCGCCTTGATCGAGCCCCTGACCAACTGGGTGCTGGCCTCCGCCATCGAGCAGCTCCGCCTCTGGTCTGAAGCGGGCTTGGACCTGAAGGTTTCAGTCAACGTCTCGACGCGCAATCTTGCAGACCCCGGCTTCGCCCAGCGTCTCTTCGCCCTGTTGGATCGTGCGGGGGTGCCGCCTCGGCGCCTGGAGATCGAAATGACGGAGAGCGCCTTCCTGGAACATGGGCAACTGGTGCAGGCCGAGATCGCCAAGGTGCGCGCGGCGGGCATCGACGTGGCGATCGACGACTTCGGCAGCGGCTACAGCAACCTCAGCTACCTGACCAAGCTGAACGCCGGTGTGCTCAAGATCGACCAGAGCTTCGTGCGCGGCCTCGACGACGAGGGCAACCGCTTTTTGATCGACCGCATCGTCTCCATCGGTAAGGGGCTGGGCTACCGCGTGGTCGCCGAAGGCGTGGAAACGGTCGAGACCCTACAGTTCCTGCATCAGCAGGGCTGCGACGAAGCCCAGGGTTACCTTTTCGCCAAGCCCCTGGCCGTGCCGGCCTTCAGGGATTGGCTGACGGATTGGCAGGCCAGTAGGAACCTGGAGCCCGGCGCTGGCCTGACCAGGGTCGGCTGA
- a CDS encoding diguanylate cyclase — MSDHRKISDGGGLEATAARSGGLSASDGARDSAPGQDLRDALKASEAENERLRQQLARLHAQEPLLQALDTLAEAIVIYDSDGRLIACNENFRQLYGYSEQEARPGVHFSELGRIDVERGNVSIGKQFEDKDDYLQHKAQYRERLEGSFVVELKDGRWIRTTDRRTSDGGFASVQIDVTEIKALEQQMRHMALHDELTGLANRRLFAEQGGHVLATAQRNGAPCSLLYIDIDRFKAINDGHGHSTGDALLAAVAGRMRARLRASDLIARFGGDEFVVLLPSTGKSRAGLVAQTLIEVLSEPFLIGEVRLPVSASIGIAEFPDTAQDLEGLLSRADEGLYRAKKEGRNRWRESASD, encoded by the coding sequence TTGTCGGATCATCGTAAGATTTCTGATGGCGGTGGCCTGGAGGCGACGGCGGCGCGCTCGGGCGGGCTTTCGGCATCTGACGGCGCCCGGGACTCGGCGCCGGGTCAGGACCTGCGCGACGCTTTGAAGGCGAGCGAGGCCGAGAACGAGAGGCTGCGCCAGCAGCTTGCGCGGCTTCATGCCCAGGAACCGCTCCTGCAAGCGCTCGACACCTTGGCCGAGGCCATTGTCATCTACGACAGCGACGGCAGGCTGATCGCCTGCAACGAAAACTTCCGGCAGCTCTACGGCTATTCCGAGCAGGAGGCCCGGCCCGGCGTGCACTTCTCCGAACTGGGCCGGATCGACGTGGAGCGCGGCAACGTCTCCATCGGCAAGCAGTTCGAGGATAAGGACGACTACCTGCAGCACAAGGCGCAGTACCGGGAGCGGCTGGAGGGCTCCTTCGTGGTGGAGCTCAAGGACGGGCGTTGGATACGCACCACCGACCGGCGCACCTCCGACGGCGGCTTCGCCAGCGTCCAGATCGACGTGACGGAGATCAAGGCGCTGGAACAGCAGATGCGCCACATGGCCTTGCACGACGAGTTAACGGGCCTTGCCAACCGCCGCCTCTTCGCCGAACAGGGGGGCCACGTCCTGGCAACGGCTCAGCGCAACGGCGCGCCTTGTTCCCTGCTCTACATCGACATCGACCGTTTCAAGGCGATCAACGACGGCCACGGTCATTCGACCGGGGACGCGCTGCTGGCGGCGGTCGCCGGGAGAATGCGGGCGCGCCTCAGGGCATCAGACCTGATCGCGCGCTTCGGCGGAGATGAGTTCGTGGTCCTCCTGCCCTCGACAGGCAAGAGTCGGGCCGGTCTGGTGGCCCAGACCCTGATCGAGGTGCTGAGCGAACCCTTCCTCATCGGAGAGGTCCGTCTACCCGTCAGCGCCAGCATCGGGATCGCCGAGTTCCCTGACACGGCCCAGGACCTGGAAGGCTTGCTGAGCAGGGCCGACGAAGGCCTCTACAGAGCCAAGAAGGAAGGCCGCAACCGGTGGCGCGAAAGCGCAAGCGACTAG